One Nicotiana tomentosiformis chromosome 4, ASM39032v3, whole genome shotgun sequence genomic window carries:
- the LOC138909360 gene encoding uncharacterized protein, which translates to MDPVEDPIIVEQGEVLTVEPTPVDFMSAPDFLEVMGQMLRCIPPSQIEELRFKFEQLQRGQMTVTDYEARFSELSRHALMILPTEAERVQRFFAGLHSGIQVTIAREVEMGTSYQLVMEIAWRIEGYHQRGQAQMSRDKQFCYSGGFSGAMFGGSSQFKRGQSSMPTYPSPPPPWDALV; encoded by the exons ATGGATCCGGTAGAGGATCCCATCATTgtggagcagggcgaggtgcttACAGTAGAGCCAACTCCAGTAGATTTTATGTCAGCACCGGACTTCCTGGAGGTGATGGGCCaaatgctacg GtgtattccaccctcccagatagaagagttgcggtttaagtttgagcagctccagcggGGTCAGATgacagtgaccgattatgaggcgagattctctgagttgtctcgccatgcacttatgatacttcctacggaGGCAGAGAGAGTACAAAGGTTTTTTGCAGGGTTGCACTCCGGTATTCAGGTCACTatagcccgagaggttgagatggggacctcTTACCAGCTAGTTATGGAGATAGCTtggaggattgagggttatcATCAGCGAGGTCAAGCGCAGATGTCACGGGACAAGCAGTTTTGTTATTCTGGAGGGTTTAGTGGTGCTATGTTCGGGGGAAGCAGTCAGTTTAAGAGAGGTCAGTCTAGCATGCCTACGTATCCATCACCGCCGCCGCCTTGGGATGCTCTAGTTTGA